From a region of the Sulfuriferula plumbiphila genome:
- the rpoZ gene encoding DNA-directed RNA polymerase subunit omega, which produces MARITVDDCINNITNRFELTLVATIRARQIANGHAPLVEAGRDKPTVVALKEIAAGKVGREILNRGRA; this is translated from the coding sequence ATGGCGCGTATTACCGTTGACGATTGCATCAACAACATTACCAACCGTTTTGAATTGACCCTGGTCGCCACCATTCGCGCGCGCCAGATTGCCAATGGCCATGCCCCGCTCGTTGAAGCCGGTCGCGACAAGCCTACCGTGGTGGCATTGAAGGAAATCGCTGCCGGCAAAGTAGGCAGGGAAATCCTCAATCGCGGGCGCGCCTGA